In one Bos mutus isolate GX-2022 chromosome 19, NWIPB_WYAK_1.1, whole genome shotgun sequence genomic region, the following are encoded:
- the GAA gene encoding lysosomal alpha-glucosidase isoform X2: protein MMRWPPCSRPLLGVCTLLSLALLGHILLHDLEVVPRELRGFSQDEIHQACQPGASSPECRGSPRAAPTQCDLPPNSRFDCAPDKGITPQQCEARGCCYMPAEWPPDAQMGQPWCFFPPSYPSYRLENLTTTETGYTATLTRAVPTFFPKDIMTLRLDMLMETESRLHFTIKDPANRRYEVPLETPRVYSQAPFTLYSVEFLEEPFGVVVRRKLDGRVLLNTTVAPLFFADQFLQLSTSLPSQHITGLAEHLGSLMLSTNWTKITLWNRDIAPEPNVNLYGSHPFYLVLEDGGLAHGVFLLNSNAMDVVLQPSPALSWRSTGGILDVYIFLGPEPKSVVQQYLDVVGYPFMPPYWGLGFHLCRWGYSTSAITRQVVENMTRAYFPLDVQWNDLDYMDARRDFTFNKDHFGDFPAMVQELHRGGRRYIMIVDPAISSSGPAGTYRPYDEGLRRGVFITNETGQPLIGQVWPGLTAFPDFTNPEALDWWQDMVTEFHAQVPFDGMWIDMNEPSNFVRGSVDGCPDNSLENPPYLPGVVGGTLQAATICASSHQFLSTHYDLHNLYGLTEALASHRALVKARGMRPFVISRSTFAGHGRYSGHWTGDVWSNWEQLSYSVPEILLFNLLGVPLVGADICGFLGNTSEELCVRWTQLGAFYPFMRNHNALNSQPQEPYRFSETAQQAMRKAFTLRYVLLPYLYTLFHGAHVRGETVARPLFLEFPEDPSTWTVDRQLLWGEALLITPVLEAEKVEVTGYFPQGTWYDLQTVPMEAFGSLPPPAPLMSVIHSKGQWVTLSAPLDTINVHLRAGHIIPMQGPALTTTESRKQPMALAVALTASGEAQGELFWDDGESLGVLDGGDYTQLIFLAKNNTFVNKLVHVSSEGASLQLRNVTVLGVATAPQQVLCNSVPVSNFTFSPDTETLAIPVSLTMGEQFVISWS, encoded by the exons ATGATGAGGTGGCCACCATGTTCCCGCCCCCTGCTGGGGGTCTGCACCCTCCTCTCCTTGGCGCTCCTGGGGCACATCCTGCTTCATGACTTGGAGGTGGTCCCCCGAGAACTACGAGGCTTCTCCCAAGACGAGATTCACCAAGCTTGCCAGCCAGGAGCCAGCAGCCCAGAATGCCGTGGCAGCCCCAGGGCAGCACCTACACAGTGCGACCTGCCCCCCAACAGCCGCTTCGACTGCGCCCCAGACAAGGGCATCACCCCGCAGCAGTGTGAGGCCCGTGGCTGCTGCTACATGCCTGCAGAGTGGCCTCCGGATGCCCAGATGGGGCAGCCCTGGTGCTTCTTCCCTCCCAGCTACCCCAGTTACAGGCTGGAGAACCTGACCACCACTGAGACAGGGTACACAGCCACCCTGACCCGTGCCGTCCCGACCTTCTTCCCCAAGGACATCATGACCTTGAGGCTGGACATGTTGATGGAGACCGAGAGCCGACTCCACTTCACG ATCAAAGATCCTGCCAACAGACGCTATGAAGTGCCCTTGGAGACCCCGCGTGTCTATAGCCAGGCGCCGTTCACACTCTACAGCGTGGAGTTCTTGGAGGAGCCCTTTGGGGTGGTCGTGCGGCGGAAGCTGGACGGACGGGTGCT GCTGAACACCACGGTGGCCCCCCTGTTCTTTGCGGACCAGTTTCTGCAGCTGTCCACCTCCCTGCCATCCCAGCACATCACAGGCCTTGCTGAACACCTTGGGTCCCTGATGCTCAGCACCAACTGGACCAAGATCACCCTCTGGAACCGGGACATCGCCCCTGAG CCCAACGTGAACCTGTATGGATCTCACCCTTTCTACCTGGTCCTGGAGGATGGCGGGTTGGCTCACGGGGTCTTCCTGCTGAACAGCAATGCCATGG ATGTGGTcctgcagcccagcccagccctcagcTGGAGGTCGACAGGCGGGATCCTGGACGTGTACATCTTCCTGGGCCCGGAGCCCAAGAGCGTGGTGCAGCAGTACCTGGACGTCGTGG GCTACCCGTTCATGCCGCCGTATTGGGGCCTGGGCTTCCACCTGTGCCGCTGGGGCTACTCCACCTCTGCCATCACCCGCCAGGTCGTGGAGAACATGACCAGGGCCTACTTCCCCCTG GACGTCCAGTGGAATGACCTCGACTACATGGATGCCAGACGGGACTTCACTTTCAACAAGGACCACTTCGGGGACTTCCCGGCCATGGTGCAGGAGCTCCACCGGGGCGGTCGGCGGTACATCATGATTGTG GATCCTGCCATCAGCAGCTCAGGCCCTGCTGGGACCTACCGACCCTACGACGAGGGTCTGAGGCGGGGGGTCTTCATCACCAATGAGACTGGGCAGCCACTGATTGGGCAG GTGTGGCCCGGACTTACCGCCTTCCCCGACTTCACCAACCCCGAAGCTCTTGACTGGTGGCAGGACATGGTGACCGAGTTCCATGCCCAAGTGCCCTTCGATGGCATGTGGATC GATATGAACGAGCCATCCAATTTCGTGAGGGGCTCAGTGGATGGCTGCCCGGACAACAGCCTGGAGAACCCGCCCTACCTGCCAG GGGTGGTTGGCGGGACCCTCCAGGCAGCCACCATCTGTGCCTCCAGCCACCAGTTCCTGTCCACGCATTATGACCTGCACAACCTGTATGGCCTGACTGAAGCCTTAGCCTCCCACAG GGCCCTGGTGAAGGCTCGAGGGATGCGTCCCTTCGTGATCTCTCGCTCAACCTTTGCTGGCCACGGCCGATACTCCGGCCACTGGACAGGGGATGTGTGGAGCAACTGGGAGCAGCTTTCCTACTCCGTGCCAG AAATCCTGCTTTTCAATCTGCTGGGGGTGCCCCTGGTAGGGGCTGACATCTGTGGCTTCCTGGGCAACACCTCAGAGGAGCTGTGTGTGCGTTGGACCCAGCTGGGGGCCTTCTACCCCTTCATGCGGAACCACAATGCCCTGAACAGCCAG CCGCAGGAACCGTACAGGTTCAGCGAGACGGCGCAGCAAGCCATGAGGAAGGCCTTCACCCTGCGCTACGTGCTACTGCCCTATCTCTACACACTGTTCCACGGGGCCCACGTCAGAGGCGAGACAGTGGCCCGGCCCCTTTTCCTGGA GTTCCCCGAGGACCCCAGCACCTGGACTGTGGACCGCCAGCTCCTGTGGGGGGAGGCTCTGCTCATCACCCCGGTGCTCGAGGCTGAGAAGGTTGAAGTCACTGGCTACTTCCCCCAGGGCACGTGGTACGACCTGCAGACG GTACCAATGGAGGCCTTTGGCAGCCTCCCACCTCCTGCACCCCTCATGTCTGTCATCCACAGCAAGGGGCAGTGGGTGACGCTGTCCGCCCCGCTGGACACCATCAACGTCCACCTCCGGGCCGGGCACATCATCCCTATGCAG GGCCCTGCCCTCACGACCACAGAGTCCCGCAAGCAGCCCATGGCCCTGGCTGTGGCCCTGACAGCCAGTGGGGAGGCCCAAGGGGAGCTGTTCTGGGACGACGGGGAGAGCCTGGGAGTGCTGGATGGTGGGGACTACACACAGCTCATCTTTCTGGCCAAGAAC AACACCTTTGTAAACAAGCTGGTGCACGTGAGCAGTGAGGGGGCCAGCCTGCAGCTGAGGAATGTGACCGTCCTGGGGGTGGCCACAGCCCCCCAGCAGGTCCTCTGCAACAGCGTTCCTGTCTCCAACTTCACCTTCAGCCCTGACACAGAG ACTCTGGCCATCCCTGTCTCGCTGACCATGGGAGAGCAGTTTGTCATCAGCTGGTCTTAA
- the GAA gene encoding lysosomal alpha-glucosidase isoform X1: METGKGWGAALTVPLATSSTSEAWVGRAKTFHSEFPKFLNNHHHRCVWQSQVELVHCVIHCPPMMRWPPCSRPLLGVCTLLSLALLGHILLHDLEVVPRELRGFSQDEIHQACQPGASSPECRGSPRAAPTQCDLPPNSRFDCAPDKGITPQQCEARGCCYMPAEWPPDAQMGQPWCFFPPSYPSYRLENLTTTETGYTATLTRAVPTFFPKDIMTLRLDMLMETESRLHFTIKDPANRRYEVPLETPRVYSQAPFTLYSVEFLEEPFGVVVRRKLDGRVLLNTTVAPLFFADQFLQLSTSLPSQHITGLAEHLGSLMLSTNWTKITLWNRDIAPEPNVNLYGSHPFYLVLEDGGLAHGVFLLNSNAMDVVLQPSPALSWRSTGGILDVYIFLGPEPKSVVQQYLDVVGYPFMPPYWGLGFHLCRWGYSTSAITRQVVENMTRAYFPLDVQWNDLDYMDARRDFTFNKDHFGDFPAMVQELHRGGRRYIMIVDPAISSSGPAGTYRPYDEGLRRGVFITNETGQPLIGQVWPGLTAFPDFTNPEALDWWQDMVTEFHAQVPFDGMWIDMNEPSNFVRGSVDGCPDNSLENPPYLPGVVGGTLQAATICASSHQFLSTHYDLHNLYGLTEALASHRALVKARGMRPFVISRSTFAGHGRYSGHWTGDVWSNWEQLSYSVPEILLFNLLGVPLVGADICGFLGNTSEELCVRWTQLGAFYPFMRNHNALNSQPQEPYRFSETAQQAMRKAFTLRYVLLPYLYTLFHGAHVRGETVARPLFLEFPEDPSTWTVDRQLLWGEALLITPVLEAEKVEVTGYFPQGTWYDLQTVPMEAFGSLPPPAPLMSVIHSKGQWVTLSAPLDTINVHLRAGHIIPMQGPALTTTESRKQPMALAVALTASGEAQGELFWDDGESLGVLDGGDYTQLIFLAKNNTFVNKLVHVSSEGASLQLRNVTVLGVATAPQQVLCNSVPVSNFTFSPDTETLAIPVSLTMGEQFVISWS, encoded by the exons atggaaacagggAAGGGATGGGGTGCTGCCCTGACTGTGCCACTGGCCACCTCttcaacttctgaagcctggGTGGGAAGGGCCAAGACCTTCCACTCTGAATTCCCCAAGTTTCTGAATAATCACCATCACAGATGTGTCTGGCAGAGTCAAGTGGAGCTGGTACACTGTGTG ATCCACTGTCCACCCATGATGAGGTGGCCACCATGTTCCCGCCCCCTGCTGGGGGTCTGCACCCTCCTCTCCTTGGCGCTCCTGGGGCACATCCTGCTTCATGACTTGGAGGTGGTCCCCCGAGAACTACGAGGCTTCTCCCAAGACGAGATTCACCAAGCTTGCCAGCCAGGAGCCAGCAGCCCAGAATGCCGTGGCAGCCCCAGGGCAGCACCTACACAGTGCGACCTGCCCCCCAACAGCCGCTTCGACTGCGCCCCAGACAAGGGCATCACCCCGCAGCAGTGTGAGGCCCGTGGCTGCTGCTACATGCCTGCAGAGTGGCCTCCGGATGCCCAGATGGGGCAGCCCTGGTGCTTCTTCCCTCCCAGCTACCCCAGTTACAGGCTGGAGAACCTGACCACCACTGAGACAGGGTACACAGCCACCCTGACCCGTGCCGTCCCGACCTTCTTCCCCAAGGACATCATGACCTTGAGGCTGGACATGTTGATGGAGACCGAGAGCCGACTCCACTTCACG ATCAAAGATCCTGCCAACAGACGCTATGAAGTGCCCTTGGAGACCCCGCGTGTCTATAGCCAGGCGCCGTTCACACTCTACAGCGTGGAGTTCTTGGAGGAGCCCTTTGGGGTGGTCGTGCGGCGGAAGCTGGACGGACGGGTGCT GCTGAACACCACGGTGGCCCCCCTGTTCTTTGCGGACCAGTTTCTGCAGCTGTCCACCTCCCTGCCATCCCAGCACATCACAGGCCTTGCTGAACACCTTGGGTCCCTGATGCTCAGCACCAACTGGACCAAGATCACCCTCTGGAACCGGGACATCGCCCCTGAG CCCAACGTGAACCTGTATGGATCTCACCCTTTCTACCTGGTCCTGGAGGATGGCGGGTTGGCTCACGGGGTCTTCCTGCTGAACAGCAATGCCATGG ATGTGGTcctgcagcccagcccagccctcagcTGGAGGTCGACAGGCGGGATCCTGGACGTGTACATCTTCCTGGGCCCGGAGCCCAAGAGCGTGGTGCAGCAGTACCTGGACGTCGTGG GCTACCCGTTCATGCCGCCGTATTGGGGCCTGGGCTTCCACCTGTGCCGCTGGGGCTACTCCACCTCTGCCATCACCCGCCAGGTCGTGGAGAACATGACCAGGGCCTACTTCCCCCTG GACGTCCAGTGGAATGACCTCGACTACATGGATGCCAGACGGGACTTCACTTTCAACAAGGACCACTTCGGGGACTTCCCGGCCATGGTGCAGGAGCTCCACCGGGGCGGTCGGCGGTACATCATGATTGTG GATCCTGCCATCAGCAGCTCAGGCCCTGCTGGGACCTACCGACCCTACGACGAGGGTCTGAGGCGGGGGGTCTTCATCACCAATGAGACTGGGCAGCCACTGATTGGGCAG GTGTGGCCCGGACTTACCGCCTTCCCCGACTTCACCAACCCCGAAGCTCTTGACTGGTGGCAGGACATGGTGACCGAGTTCCATGCCCAAGTGCCCTTCGATGGCATGTGGATC GATATGAACGAGCCATCCAATTTCGTGAGGGGCTCAGTGGATGGCTGCCCGGACAACAGCCTGGAGAACCCGCCCTACCTGCCAG GGGTGGTTGGCGGGACCCTCCAGGCAGCCACCATCTGTGCCTCCAGCCACCAGTTCCTGTCCACGCATTATGACCTGCACAACCTGTATGGCCTGACTGAAGCCTTAGCCTCCCACAG GGCCCTGGTGAAGGCTCGAGGGATGCGTCCCTTCGTGATCTCTCGCTCAACCTTTGCTGGCCACGGCCGATACTCCGGCCACTGGACAGGGGATGTGTGGAGCAACTGGGAGCAGCTTTCCTACTCCGTGCCAG AAATCCTGCTTTTCAATCTGCTGGGGGTGCCCCTGGTAGGGGCTGACATCTGTGGCTTCCTGGGCAACACCTCAGAGGAGCTGTGTGTGCGTTGGACCCAGCTGGGGGCCTTCTACCCCTTCATGCGGAACCACAATGCCCTGAACAGCCAG CCGCAGGAACCGTACAGGTTCAGCGAGACGGCGCAGCAAGCCATGAGGAAGGCCTTCACCCTGCGCTACGTGCTACTGCCCTATCTCTACACACTGTTCCACGGGGCCCACGTCAGAGGCGAGACAGTGGCCCGGCCCCTTTTCCTGGA GTTCCCCGAGGACCCCAGCACCTGGACTGTGGACCGCCAGCTCCTGTGGGGGGAGGCTCTGCTCATCACCCCGGTGCTCGAGGCTGAGAAGGTTGAAGTCACTGGCTACTTCCCCCAGGGCACGTGGTACGACCTGCAGACG GTACCAATGGAGGCCTTTGGCAGCCTCCCACCTCCTGCACCCCTCATGTCTGTCATCCACAGCAAGGGGCAGTGGGTGACGCTGTCCGCCCCGCTGGACACCATCAACGTCCACCTCCGGGCCGGGCACATCATCCCTATGCAG GGCCCTGCCCTCACGACCACAGAGTCCCGCAAGCAGCCCATGGCCCTGGCTGTGGCCCTGACAGCCAGTGGGGAGGCCCAAGGGGAGCTGTTCTGGGACGACGGGGAGAGCCTGGGAGTGCTGGATGGTGGGGACTACACACAGCTCATCTTTCTGGCCAAGAAC AACACCTTTGTAAACAAGCTGGTGCACGTGAGCAGTGAGGGGGCCAGCCTGCAGCTGAGGAATGTGACCGTCCTGGGGGTGGCCACAGCCCCCCAGCAGGTCCTCTGCAACAGCGTTCCTGTCTCCAACTTCACCTTCAGCCCTGACACAGAG ACTCTGGCCATCCCTGTCTCGCTGACCATGGGAGAGCAGTTTGTCATCAGCTGGTCTTAA
- the LOC102273004 gene encoding ATP synthase membrane subunit K, mitochondrial produces the protein MAGPEADAQFHFTGIKKYFNSYTLTGRMNCVLATYGSIALIVLYFKLRSKKTPAVKAT, from the coding sequence ATGGCAGGTCCAGAAGCTGATGCCCAGTTCCATTTCACTGGtatcaaaaaatatttcaactcTTACACTCTCACAGGGAGAATGAATTGTGTGCTGGCCACATACGGAAGTATTGCTTTGATAGTCTTATACTTCAAGTTAAGGTCTAAAAAAACTCCAGCAGTGAAAGCAACATAA